DNA sequence from the Pedobacter sp. W3I1 genome:
TCCCTGCTGATAGTGCTTATTTCCACTATACTTCAAACAATACTATTTACGGAACTGAGCTTTTCGAAGTACCTAAAACAAATGTCCCGGTTGTTTGCGATATGTCTTCTGATATTATGAGCCGTGTAATTGATGTTTCTCAATTCGATTTAATTTATGCCGGAGCTCAAAAAAATGTAGGTCCTGCTGGTTTAACCATTGCTATTGTTAAGAATGAAGTTTTAGGTAAAATTGACCGTAAAATTCCATCAATGTTGAACTACCAATCACATATCGATAATGATTCAATGTACAATACACCTCCGGTTTTCTCCATTTATGTAGCTTTATTAAACCTTCGTTGGTTAAAATCGAAAGGTGGCGTTGCTGAGATTGAAAAGGAAAATAAACAAAAAGCTGAAGCGCTTTACAGAGAGATAGATCGTAATCCGTTGTTTAAAGGGACCTGTGCAGTTGAAGACCGTTCAAGAATGAATGTTTGTTTCGTGATGGAAAATCCTGAATTGGAAAAACCATTTTTGAAATATGCTGAGGAGCAAGGTATTGTTGGTATTAAAGGACATAGAAGTGTTGGTGGTTTCCGTGCTTCGATGTATAATGCATTGCCAATTACAAGCGTACATGCTTTAGTAGATGCCATGCAGTTATTTGAAGAACAACAAGCAAAAGCAAATTAAGGATTAATTATAACTGCAGATTATCGATGCAATCGTTTTAATCTGTGCAATCATAAATAACAATGATTAAGATATTAGCAAACGATGGGATTGATCCGATCGGAAAAGAATTATTAGAAAAAGCAGGTTTCCAGGTTGATACTGAAACCGTACCTCAGGATCAATTAGCAGAAGCTTTAAAAAACTACGATGCCATTACTGTTCGTAGTGCAACAAAAGTTAGAAAAGAATTAATTGATGCTGTACCCAATATCAAGTTAATTGGTAGAGGTGGCGTAGGTATGGATAATATCGATGTAGAATATGCACGCAGCCAGGGGATTAACGTGGTAAACACGCCAGCTGCATCTTCATTATCTGTTGCCGAATTGGTGTTTTCTCACTTATTTACCGGTATCAGATTTTTACAGGATGCTAACCGTAAAATGCCTGTAGAAGGTTCAACCCAATTCAATAACCTTAAAAAAGCTTATGCTAAAGGAACGGAGTTAAGTGGTAAAACCATTGGTATTATCGGTTTTGGTCGTATCGGTCGCGCAACAGCAAAAGTGGCATTGGGTTTAGGTATGAATGTTTTGGCTTACGATTTATATCCTTCTGAATCAGAAATCACATTAGAATTTCAGGGTGGAAAATCAGTAAGTATTCCAATTAAAACGGTTTCATTAGACGAAGTAATTACAGGAAGTGATTTCTTTAGTTTACACACTCCATTTGCTGATAAACCGATTTTAGGAGCAGAAGAATTTGCTAAGATGAAAAATGGAGTAGGTATTGTAAACTGTTCTCGTGGTGGCACAATTGACGAGCCAGCTTTAATTGAAGCACTAAATTCTGGTAAAGTTTCTTTCGCTGGTTTAGATGTTTTCGATAACGAACCAACACCATTGGCAGAAATTTTAACACACCCTAAAATCTCCCTAACACCACATATTGGTGCATCAACCAACGAAGCACAAGAACGTATCGGCACGGAATTGGCAACGTTGATTATCGAGCATTTTAAGAAATAATAAATTTGTCATCCTGAGCTTGTCGAAGGACAATCGTGTTTCGACAGGCTCAACATGACATTCCATTAATCTAACGCATTCGTTAGCACCCAATAGCGGTAACCCAATACCCCCTTCTGAAAAGAGGTAAGCTTATTCGGATCTTTTTTATACAGACTTGGTAAAATTGCATGGTTAATTTTAACCAATACTTTAAACAGCGCTTTTTTCATAATCTGTTTATTTCTTTAAATTTATAGAGCTGTTAAAATCTATTTGTAATTTAAGAGTTGATTTTAGCGGTTTCATATTGCTGCAGTTTCTTGTTGAAGAAGTAAAATCCACCTGCCATTACTAAAATCAAAAAGGCAATAATATAGGTTGATAAACCTCCTTTATTCTTTTTATCTAAATCTTCTTTAAGTTGTGCATTTTGATCCTGCAATTTTTTAATTGTTTGCATATATTGTTCTATGCGCTGCTGAGAGTTATCCGCAACAGCTACTTTCTGCTGATTCTGCAAATCTTTATACTCCATTAACACCTTTAGCTCCTTGAAAATATTGTTATCAGTTAAAACTACCTGACGAAGAATTTCATTGGAATTTTTAATATCACGTTTGGTTTGCCAGCCAAATATTCCAGTTCGCTGATTTAAACTTTCATCATACTGACCAAATTTGTTACTTCTTTCTACAAGCAACGAATTTACTTTAGCGCGCTGTGCCGCATAAGCAGTGCTATCTTGCTGTGCAAATGCATGCAGGTTCAATAATACAATAGTAAGCAGATAAAAGTATTTCTTCATGTGATATAAACGTGAAAAGGGTTGAAGTTGTTTTGGTTGTAAATTTTGTCACTCTGAATTTATTTCAGAGTCTTTTCAACATAGATCAGGCTGTATCATAAGTTGTAATTTTTTCGAGTTTGTCACGTTGAGCTTGTCGAAACGCTTGGAGAGACTGGAATTGCAATAGTTTACTAGAGTTTTTTCGTTGTCAGATCAATTATTTCGAGAAGCATTACTTGGCTTTCTTTTAAGCAACATTTTTTCTATTACTTAGCATTTCTTCAA
Encoded proteins:
- the serC gene encoding 3-phosphoserine/phosphohydroxythreonine transaminase gives rise to the protein MKHNFGAGPCILPQEVFKQAAQAVLDFNDGLSILEISHRTTEFEAVVAEADKLVKELLNVPSGYSVLFLQGGASLQFAMVPMNLLGDGQTASYLDTGVWATKALKEAKFIGNVNVVASSKDANYTFIPKDFEIPADSAYFHYTSNNTIYGTELFEVPKTNVPVVCDMSSDIMSRVIDVSQFDLIYAGAQKNVGPAGLTIAIVKNEVLGKIDRKIPSMLNYQSHIDNDSMYNTPPVFSIYVALLNLRWLKSKGGVAEIEKENKQKAEALYREIDRNPLFKGTCAVEDRSRMNVCFVMENPELEKPFLKYAEEQGIVGIKGHRSVGGFRASMYNALPITSVHALVDAMQLFEEQQAKAN
- a CDS encoding D-2-hydroxyacid dehydrogenase encodes the protein MIKILANDGIDPIGKELLEKAGFQVDTETVPQDQLAEALKNYDAITVRSATKVRKELIDAVPNIKLIGRGGVGMDNIDVEYARSQGINVVNTPAASSLSVAELVFSHLFTGIRFLQDANRKMPVEGSTQFNNLKKAYAKGTELSGKTIGIIGFGRIGRATAKVALGLGMNVLAYDLYPSESEITLEFQGGKSVSIPIKTVSLDEVITGSDFFSLHTPFADKPILGAEEFAKMKNGVGIVNCSRGGTIDEPALIEALNSGKVSFAGLDVFDNEPTPLAEILTHPKISLTPHIGASTNEAQERIGTELATLIIEHFKK